The stretch of DNA ACCGCGATGGAGATAACGCCCGCCTCCGTGAACTTGACCGCATTCCCCAGCAGGTTCAGGAATACCTGCTGCAGGCGATTCTCGTCACCCCGGACGAACGCGCTCTCGGGCGGAATTTCGTTGCGGACCTCGATCGATTTGCTTTCGATGAGGTACTGCATGAGCGAGATCGCGACCGCCGCCACCGCGTGCAGGTCGACACGGGAAATCTGGAGATTGATGTCACGGTGCTTGAGCCGGGAAAAATCCAGGATATCATTGACCATGTGCGAAAGCCGCGTCCCGCTGCTGCTGATGAGGGACAGGACCCCCACGGTCTCCTCTCTCAGAACGGCCGCGGGATCCTGGATGAGCGAATCGGCGAGCCCGATTATTCCGTAAAGCGGCGTCCGCAGTTCGTGCGAAACGGTGGCTATGAACTCGTCCTTGATGCCGTCCAGACGCCGGAGATCCTCGTTGGCGCCCCTGAGCGCCTCGATCTCCAGCTTGATGACCTCGGCGAGATGGTTAAAGGTGACTGCAAGCCGCGCGATCTCATCGTGCCCCCGCACCGCGACGCGCATACCGAAATCCCCGCCCCCCAGGCGCTCCACGCCGTCGATGAGCTCGTCGATGGGCCGCGACACGAGCCTGCCGAGATACAACCCGATCAGGGTGACCGCGGCGAGCGCGGCCGCCATCGCGGAGTAGACGAGCCTGCGGAGCTTGCGGACCGGTTCGAGGGCGGCAGCCTTCGAGAAGACGAGCCTTCCCACGCAGCGTATCGCACCTCCCGGGAGTTCCTCGCGCCCGGTGAACTGCAGGTACGATTCCCCGTCGCCGGTGATATCTCCCGGGGATTCGAGCATGCGCAGCAGGTCACGCGTAACGCGACCGCCGGAACGCTCCGGGCCCGCCTCGCCCTCGTAGCGCGCGAGCTCCTGCCCGTTTAAACGCTCCTGGGTCGAGAGGAGCACGGTATCGGCATACACCAGCCCCGCGGCCTCGAGCGGGCGCAGCACCTTCAGCATCTCGCGCGCGTCGACCCGCGCGTTCGCCAGGTCTCCCCCGTTCTGAAGCAGAATGTTGAGCGCGTAACGGGCGATGATCGCGCTTTGCATTTCGCCGTTGCGCGCGAGCTGGTCCGTGATTTCGGATTCCTGCTTATTCAGGATGAAAAGGGTAAGGGGAAGCGAAGATGCGATGATGAGGAGCGCGAAGATGAGGATGAGCTTGTATTTAAGCCTCATATGCGGTCATCTGAGCTTCTGAAGCCCCTCGTAACGCTTCTGGGCGCGCGGCAGGTAAATCACCATCACGCGGTTATCGGGGTCTACCGCCTGGATTTTCTTCATGATAGCGATGCACAGCTCGTACTCGCCGCGCTCGTACGCCGCGACGCCCATCTGTTCGAGCGCGGGAATCTCCGCGGCGAGGCGCTCGCGGGCGTTCTTCAGCAATGTGCGCGCTTCGCCGCTGTATTTCGCCGCCTCGGACAGGGGCGTTATGGCCTCGTAATACCGCGCCTCGTCCAGGAAGCGCTTCCCCTGGGCGAGCGACGATTCGGCCGCGGCGATGAGCGCGAGGAACCGGTCGGCGTCGCGGTAATGCGCGGCCTGACGGTCAAGCCCGGTGAAACCCTCCTTCGCGGCGGCGATATCCCCCTCCTCAAAACGCTTCACCGAATCCGCGTAAAGCGACTCGATCGCGGCCGCGCGCGGATCGTCCCTTCGCGCGGCGATCCCCTCCTCGGTGACCGCGCGCTCGAAGGCGTTGTAATTGAATGATGCTCCCGCGACGAAGTTTATCCCGGTGAAGGCCTTCCCCGAGAGCGGCGCGGAGGTGAGCTCGGCGCCAACGCGCAGGCCCAGGCTCTGCCGGACCGGGATGAAGACGCCCGCCTTGAGCATGCCCCCCGGCTTGAAGGCGTAATCCCGCTTCCCGTATGTATCGCTGTCGAAGGCGAAGAATACCCCCTGGAGCGAGAGCCCGGCGTACAACCGGGCCCACGGTGCGAGCGGGTAATGCCAGAGCGGCCCCGCGGCGAACGCCAGCGAATGGATTTTCGAGGTACCGCTGTTTTCGAGCGGGTAGGACGCGTAGGAGATGTCGGTTTCGGCCATCACGCGGTCGCGGATGAGGAAATCCTGGTAAAGTCCAAAGTACGGCGCATCGGTGAGCTCCCGCTGCCAGTAGCCGGAGAGGTGCGAATACCCAGCGCGCGCGCCCCACACGACATCCCCGCTTTTCAGCTCCTGCGCCCCCGCGCTCCCGGGGAAGGCCGGCAGGAGGAACGCCGCGCAAAGCGCGAGGAGTACGGCCGGGATCTGCGGGATTTTCATGGAGCCGTGCCTGTAATGATCTATTCGGTGATCGTCGCGTGTTCCGCGCGATGGCGACGAGCACGCCCGTCAAATATAGCGAAATTTTCGGTGAGGATCGAACGCAATGCAAGAAAAAAATTTTCCCCGCGGTCTATCGCCCAAGGAGCGAGAAAAAATTCGCCTCCACGGATTCCGCGATCATTTCCACGGGTTCTCCGCGCAGGGAGGCGAAGTACGCGTAGGTGTGGGCGACATGCTCCGGGCGGTTCTTCCTGCCGCGCAGGGGTACGGGGGTGAGAAAGGGCGCGTCCGTTTCGAGGAGAACGCGGTCGAGCGGGACGAAACACGCGGCATCTTGAAGGTCGAGCGCGGCTTTGTAGGTTAGGTTGCCCGCGAAGGATATCATGAAGCCCAGGTCCAGCACGCGGCGCGCGGCGCGGGAGTCCCCGGAAAAACAATGCATGACCCCCTTCGCGGGCCGCACCCGCGCGAGGAGTGCCAGCGTGTCATCGAGCGCGTCGCGCGAGTGTACTATGAGCGGGAGCCCCAGCCGGGTGGCGAGCGCGGCCTGGAATTCGAAGGCGCGCGCCTGTTCCTCCCGGGGCCTGCGCAACCGGTAATAATCGAGTCCCGCCTCCCCTATGCCGAAGAGCAGGGGGGCATCGTCCGACCCCATGACCGATACCACCTCTCCCTCGAGCATGCCCAGCGCCCCTTCGTCCGCAGCGGTCGAAGGATGGATGCCCAGCGTGAAGTACGCACCCCGCTCCCTGTTGCGCCGCGCGAACTCGCGCGAGAACGCGAAACCCGCGGGGTCGATCGAGACCTGTACCGCATAACGCACCCCGGCCGCCTCCATGCCGGAAAGGAGCGCGTCCTCGGGCATCCCCTCCTCGACGCAGAGATCGAAGTGCGCGTGTGAATCGATGCAGGTCATGGCGTCCCCCGATAATGGTTTGACTTTTTCTTACGCGCGCCCACCATACGGGGCTGTGGCCGTTTGTCAATTGCGATTGCCGCCGGGAGGGCCCCATGAAGATACTGCTGCTCGCCGACATACACGGCGCCGCGGACATGCTCCGCCGCGCGGAGGAACCGGCGCGCGCCGCCGACGTCGTAGTGCTCGCGGGGGATATCACGAAGGGCGGTTCGGCGGACGAGGCGCGCGCGCTCCTCGATATCATGCAACCCTTCGCGGCGAAGCTTCTCGCGGTCCACGGGAACTGGGACTCGGAGGACGTGCGCGCGCTCTTCGAGGAGAGGGGCATATCGCTGCACGCGGACGCGCGCGTCATGGGAGACACGGGGTTCTTCGGCGTGGGGGGGTCCACCACCACCCCGATGCACACGAGGGTCGAATACGCGGAGGAGGAGATCGCGGGCTTCCTCGCCCACGGGTACGCTAAGCTTGCGGGGGTCCGGCACATCGTACTGGTCTCGCACACGCCCCCCCACCGGACGCGCGACCGCACCTTCCTGGGCATACGCGCGGGAAGCCGCGCGGTACGCGCCTTCATCGAACAGAACCGTGTGGACCTCTGCCTGTGCGGGCACATCCACGAGGCGGGGGGCGTCGAATCCCTGGGGACCGCGACGATCGCGAATCCCGGCAGCTTCAAAAAGGGAAAATATATCTACGCGGAAACCGGCAGTGACGTGCGGGTTTCAAGGGGCCGTATAAGGATGGGGTTCCGATTATTCAGGTAGGCGAATCGGCGCCTGTTCCCCGAACCGCGTGCGCACCTCTTTCATGCGCTTCCTGTTGACCCCCATGTCCCCATTCCCCAGCCGCGAGGCCGAGCGGAAGTGAATGATCTTCCGCGCGTCGTCGAACAGGAACTCGACGTCGTCCACGAAGCGGAACAGCGCCGAGGTGAACTCCACGTGCAGGTATGCGTCCTCCGCCGTCACGATCCTGGTCCTCTTCATGGAACCGATCACGCCGATGAGCTTTTCACGCGCCGCTTTCAGCTCTCCATCATATGAAATCGGTTTCATTCTGTGACGCGGGTCCTCGCTTATCGTCGATACGCAGTTGGGCTTGTCCGGGCAGGGTGAGAGCCTGCCGTCGTGCACCCCCAGGTTGTGCGGCGGAGTCCCCGAGCATCCGAACATGATGATCACCCCCAGCGTCCCCAGGCCGCGTGCCGCCCGGGACTGCGCAATTTTAATCATGCTTCATCTCCCCTATCCGTCATGGCCGCCCCGCCGACCAAAAGAGGCACGAAAAGCGCAGGGCGCGCCGCTCATGCATTAATACTACAAAAAGCAGGCGGGCGCGACGAGTTTCGGCGTCTATTATCCGTGAATTCCCGACCGCAGCGGTCCCCGCCCCTTACTCCACGCAGCCCGGGATGTGCACCGTACACACGGTCTTCTCGCCGCGCGCGAAGGTGAAGGTGCCGCCCAGTTGTTCCGCGAGCATGCTGACGAGATGGAGGCCGGAACCCATGGGCGGTTTCACGTCGAATCCCGATGGCGGGCCCGCGCCGTCGTCTTCAACGACCAGGTCCATCCCGTCGCCGGCGCAGTATAGGCGTATGCTTAGCGTCCCCTTCCTGTCCCCGGGAAACGCGTACTTGATCGCATTGGTGACGAGCTCGTTCAGGATAAGGCCCACGGGCGCGGCCTGCTTGACGTCCAGGTATATCGGGTCGCACTCGATGCTGAGCGCGACCTTGTTCATGCGGGTGATGTAAGTTTCCGAGAGCGAATGCGCGACCCTGGCCACGTATTCGTCCAGCCTCAGGGTGCGTAGCGCGCCGCTCTGGTAGAGGAGCTCGTACAGCTTCGCGATGGAGTCCACCCTGTTCCGGAGGCTCATCAACACGGAACGCGCCCCCTGGTCCTCGATCCGGCCCGCCTCGATCCCGATAAGGCCCGCAATCATGACCAGGCTGTTTTTCACGCGGTGCTGCAATTCGCGCAGGAGCGCGTTTTTTTCCTCGAGGGATTTTTCGAGGGCTTCTTCGCTCCGCTTGAGCGCGTCGGCCGCGCGCTTGCGTCCGGTGATATCGTGGGAAACGCCGTACATTCCGGATATGGCGCCCGTCTCATCCCGCATCGACTTCACGCTGTTTTCCATCCACACCGTGGAGCCGTCCTTGCGGTAATATTCGACCTCGATTACGGTCACCCTGTCCGGATCCGCACCGGGCTCGCGGTCGCGCGCGAGTTCCGCGGCCACCTTGGCCGTGCAGCGCGCGAGCGAATCGGGCGTCATTATCTGCTCCAGCGGCTGCGTTTTCCTTTCCTCGGGGGTGAATCCCAGAATCTGCTCCACGGACGGGCTCACGTAGGTCGTGTGCATTTCCAGGTCCAGTATCCAGATGATGTCGGTGATGTTACGGGCCAGGAATTCGAATACCTCTTCCCGTTCCCGAAGCGAGGCCTCCATGCGTTTTTTCTCGGTAATGTCGCGTCCCACGGCCAGGAAGCCGGACGGCGCGCCCCGTTCGTCGCGCAGCAGGGTCACCACCGATTCGGTCCATTTTGTGCCGCCATCCTTGTGGATAAATTCAAGTTCCGCCGTGATGGTGATTTCCCGGACAGGGTCCGCAAGCGTTTCCGAGGTGAGGTACCGCCCCATGAGGGATTTAATGCGCTCCAGCGAAGCGGGTGTCATGTGCCGCTCCAGGGGCATCGCGATCAGCTCCTCCATCGTGAATCCGCGCGACTTCACCACGGACGGCGATAGCCATGTGATCTGTAGGTTCATATCCATGAGCCAGATGGTATCCCGCATGTTTTCCGTAATGAGACGAAGCTCCTCTTCACTTTTGCGCAGGGCCTCCACTACCTCGCGCATGCGCGATTCAGCTTCTTTCCGGCGCGTGATGTCGGTCATGACGCCGGTGATTCCGGAGGCTACGCCGTCCTTAACGATGAGCCTGCTGGACGTTCGAATATGGTGCACCGTCCCGTCCTTGTCGAATATGCGATACTCGTACGGGTCGAACCCCCCGCTCATCGTTTTTTCATAGCTGGACAGCAGCCCCGGCAGGTCCTCCGGATGAATGAAGTCCGTGAAGTTTTTCCCGATGATTTCTTCGCTTTTAAACCCGCTCAGCCGCTCCACCACCGGGCTCACGTAGGTGAAGTAGCCCTCCCTGTCAAGCGTGTAGATCACCTCGTTGACGTTTTCCACGAGCGCGCGGTACTTTTCCTCGCTTTCGGCGAGTTGGGCGAGGGCGCGCTCACGCTCCTCCTCTGCGCGTTTCATGGGGGTTACATCGCGCGAAACGCCCAGGATTCCGGACGGGCGGCCCTCCGTATCGCGAAGGAACGTGAGGGTGTTGTCGAGCCAGTGGAGCGTGCCGTCCTTGTGGTATTCCTCAAGGA from Spirochaetota bacterium encodes:
- a CDS encoding TatD family deoxyribonuclease gives rise to the protein MTCIDSHAHFDLCVEEGMPEDALLSGMEAAGVRYAVQVSIDPAGFAFSREFARRNRERGAYFTLGIHPSTAADEGALGMLEGEVVSVMGSDDAPLLFGIGEAGLDYYRLRRPREEQARAFEFQAALATRLGLPLIVHSRDALDDTLALLARVRPAKGVMHCFSGDSRAARRVLDLGFMISFAGNLTYKAALDLQDAACFVPLDRVLLETDAPFLTPVPLRGRKNRPEHVAHTYAYFASLRGEPVEMIAESVEANFFSLLGR
- a CDS encoding DUF1499 domain-containing protein, producing MFGCSGTPPHNLGVHDGRLSPCPDKPNCVSTISEDPRHRMKPISYDGELKAAREKLIGVIGSMKRTRIVTAEDAYLHVEFTSALFRFVDDVEFLFDDARKIIHFRSASRLGNGDMGVNRKRMKEVRTRFGEQAPIRLPE